A portion of the Lolium rigidum isolate FL_2022 chromosome 1, APGP_CSIRO_Lrig_0.1, whole genome shotgun sequence genome contains these proteins:
- the LOC124683930 gene encoding aspartyl protease family protein At5g10770-like has product MAAAVLSSRRRGHGCFVRLVAAAAVVAAFVVGAARAEVGSSGGDRVLLNVESLFPAPSCATPQEHKPNAATSARMRIVHRHGPCSPLADAHGKPPSHAEILAADQNRVESIQRRASATTTGELTKRATPVQPSLKKNPAGHSTSSSTPSLPASSGRSLGTGNYVVTIGLGTPASPYTVVFDTGSDTTWVQCRPCVVKCYKQKQPLFDPAKSSTYANISCTDPACADLDQSGCSGGHCLYGLQYGDGSSTVGFFAQDTLTIAHDAVKGFRFGCGEKNSGLFGKAAGLMGLGRGSTSLTVQASGKYGGAFAYCLPASSSGTTGHLDFGPGAAPANAKLTPMLTDKGNTFYFVGLTGIRVGGEQLSIPETVFSTGGTIVDSGTVITRLPATANAALSSAFDKAMAAKGYKKAPAFSILDTCYDFTGVSEATLPAVSLVFQGGATLDVDASGIMFAVTPAQVCLAFASNGDDTSVGIIGNTQQKTHAVLFDLGKKTVGFAPGAC; this is encoded by the exons ATGGCCGCTGCTGTCTTGTCTTCTCGCCGCCGCGGCCATGGCTGCTTCGTTCGCCTggtcgctgccgccgccgttgTTGCAGCATTCGTGGTCGGGGCTGCTCGTGCTGAGGTGGGGAGCTCCGGTGGTGATCGCGTGCTCCTCAACGTGGAGTCCCTCTTCCCCGCCCCGTCTTGCGCCACTCCACAAG AGCACAAACCCAACGCCGCGACGTCAGCGAGGATGAGGATCGTCCACCGGCACGGTCCGTGCTCTCCACTGGCCGACGCGCACGGGAAACCGCCGTCCCACGCCGAGATCCTCGCCGCCGACCAGAACCGCGTCGAGTCGATCCAGCGCCGTGCGTCCGCGACAACGACCGGCGAACTGACGAAGCGCGCCACACCTGTTCAACCCAGCCTAAAGAAGAACCCTGCAGGGCACTCGACGTCCTCCTCCACCCCGTCGCTGCCGGCGTCATCGGGGCGCTCGCTGGGCACGGGCAACTACGTGGTGACCATCGGGCTGGGCACGCCGGCATCGCCGTACACGGTGGTGTTCGACACCGGCAGCGACACGACGTGGGTGCAGTGCCGCCCCTGCGTGGTCAAGTGCTACAAGCAGAAGCAGCCGCTCTTCGACCCGGCCAAGTCGTCCACCTACGCCAACATCTCCTGCACAGACCCCGCCTGCGCCGACCTCGACCAGAGCGGCTGCTCCGGCGGGCACTGCCTGTACGGCCTCCAGTACGGCGACGGCTCCTCTACCGTCGGCTTCTTCGCGCAGGACACCCTCACCATCGCGCACGACGCCGTCAAGGGGTTCCGGTTCGGGTGCGGGGAGAAGAATAGCGGCCTGTTCGGGAAGGCGGCCGGCCTCATGGGGCTTGGCCGCGGGAGCACGTCGCTGACGGTGCAGGCGTCCGGCAAGTACGGAGGCGCGTTCGCGTACTGCCTCccggcgtcgtcgtcggggaCGACGGGGCACCTTGACTTCGGCCCCGGCGCGGCCCCGGCCAACGCGAAGCTGACGCCCATGCTGACCGACAAAGGGAACACGTTCTACTTCGTTGGCCTCACGGGCATCCGCGTCGGCGGGGAGCAGCTCTCCATCCCGGAGACCGTCTTCTCCACGGGCGGCACTATTGTGGACTCGGGCACGGTGATCACGCGGCTCCCGGCGACCGCTAACGCCGCGCTCTCGTCGGCGTTCGACAAGGCCATGGCGGCGAAAGGGTACAAGAAGGCGCCGGCGTTCTCGATCCTCGACACGTGCTACGACTTCACGGGGGTCAGCGAGGCGACCCTGCCGGCGGTGTCACTCGTGTTCCAGGGCGGCGCCACCCTCGACGTGGACGCGTCCGGGATCATGTTCGCGGTCACCCCGGCGCAGGTGTGCCTGGCGTTTGCGTCCAACGGCGACGACACCAGCGTCGGCATCATCGGGAACACGCAGCAGAAGACCCACGCCGTGCTCTTCGACCTCGGCAAGAAGACCGTCGGCTTTGCGCCCGGTGCCTGCTAA